The DNA region CGTCTCCACCATCTACCACGTCTGCTTCCGCGGCGTCTTCCGTCTCTTCTCTCCTCACTGTCACTGTCTCCATCTCCATTTGAGTCTTCGCCGGAGTTAGAATCCCTTTGTCGTCTTGCATAGGATCCATCTCTCAATTCTTCACTGTCGCTATCCCCGTCGCCGTTTGAATCTTCTCCTGAATTGGAATCCCGTCTTTCATTGTTTCTACTTCTGGCACCGACACGATTGAATGTTGTAAATCCTTCTTCTTCACTGTCGCTATTTCCGTCTCCATTCGAATCTTCACCAGAGTCTCCACTTAATCGAACAGCACCAATTTCTCGGCTATCCTTGTCATCTCTTGTTCTCATGTTAACTCTATCATCGGTGTCTCCTCTGTCTGTTGATAACAATGGATTAGGTAAACTGCCATCATCTATTACATCTTCGACACGTTCTGCAACATTTTCAGCGACGTCTTTGACCATTTCTACACCCTTTTCGACACCTTCAGCCATATTTTCTACAACATTTGCTCCTGCCTCGGCCATGTTTTCGCCAACATTGCTTGCAGCCTCCATTAAATTTCCAGCGGCTTCTTGTGCACCTTCAACAACATTTCCGGCTACTTCTTGCGCACCCTCGATGACGTTTCCGGCTACTTCCTGCGCACCCTCAACAACGTTTCCGGCTACTTCCTGCGCACCCTCAACAATGTCTCCGGCGGCCTCTGCCGCTCTTTCTACCACTTTCACTTCATTCCCGGTTGCTATGCTTGCTGCAATCACGTTCTAAGTGAGAAAATAAACATACGATACAATATGtgtcaatttaatttttttaaaagagcttGTGTCATGACCAAAAACTGTAGGAAGTCTAAGTCAAATTTTAGATTTAGAATGATAAAACTGTGTAAAAACTTATTTGTTCCTCTTTTGTGATTATtataatgtacatatatcaaaatatagattttttgCTAACAccatattgcaaaatataaatgGTGGTTTGTTGGAAGACTTTGCATATTTCTATAAATTATGGGTGAACCGCTCTTTATTCACCTCCATCATATTGCTTGAACCCGCTCCCCCGGCTGTAACTGGCATCAACTCAGGAGATGCAATGGTTGCTTCGTTCTGAAAAATATgtaatgcattttaattttataaacaaaacaagatGCAAACTTATTAAAATCACTGATgttagttaatttttttaatttcgtcaaTCACTTACACTAAGTTGCAAAAGACATATAAAAGTTAAATCATAGTACACGTCACATGtaacatgtaaatattatgtAGTACAAAACACAAGTAAACATTACATCATAATACACAtcacaaaataatttagaaCGTAGCGTGGACAACCAGAGGATATAACGAAGGTGGGGTTGGCTATCTGGGTTAATAACACACTTCACCAAATTATTCCATGCTGAACAAAGACGAGGAAGTGACATTCAGTCCAGTCCAGTTGTGCGTTCTTCAAATGAAACTAAAGTGGCCTCCGAGATGAGGAATCTAAGTGGTCTCTATGCTAGCAGTTGTGTATTGTGGTGAGGTTATCAATCCGAATATTGAAACAAACCCAAAATGCCCTTCTGCCTTGTGTAACCAAGCCATTACAGTGAAAGCCTCACCGATAATTGAGAAGAACTCACAGATTTGGTCATTGAAGATGCTATAAATGTAGGGGGTGGTAACTGGGACCTTGCTTGAGAAGAAAAAGCTGTGCTTCTGTCGCTAGTAGTCTTCCGATTTGTTGATCTGTTTGATATCAGATCGACAGAAGATGAACCTGGAAGGCGTTCTTTCACTGTAATGACCGTAAAATCTGATGCTTGTGAACTAGGCAGTCGCCGCTTTTTGGTAAAAGAACCAGATGAAGACGAAAACTCTGATGTAGATATTTTCGTGGAAGTTGGTATTTGGATTCCGGTTTGTATCGAAGGCAAGAACTCTCTTTGTTGACCGGATGTAGCCGCTATTCCGGTGTCCATTCTGAACGATGCATCGTCTCCTACAGTAGATTTCCGGAGTTGGGATCTGTCATCTGTAAATACGTCTCTATGAAAACTGGAAGATTTCGTAGAAACTGAACGTGAGGCGGGGCCTGAATTGGTTGTCTTGGTTACCGTTGACGTCGACATGTGTTTCACTGGTCCCGAATCTGATCTAGTTGCGAATTTACTTGATGATGAGAAAAGTGGAATTGTGTCTGACATGCTACTGGTTTTGACAACTCTTCTGGTAGTCTTTTGAGGCTGTGATTGTACAGAGGAAGTTCGAGTTGTGATCGTCTTGGACGAAATTGCTGGACTGGTCCTAGAGGTAACAACCCGTCGAGTACTTAGGGACAGTGGCGGCACGGACTCGGATTTTCTAATTTCTATGTCTTGTTGAGAAGCAGAAACCCGAGGAAAGAATTCTGACTTGCGGGCTTTCAATCTATCTTTTGCGTTAAGGAAGTTGTTTTGAGATTCAATATGTTCTTTTCCTTCTAACGTTGTTTTAAAAGTGGACGTCTTTGCGTCGTCACGGGAGTATGTTTTCTGAACTACTGTCCTGGTGTAGGTTCTATCTTTGTTGGTAACAGTGGATGATTTGGTGAGCTCAGGGATCTCATTCAGCCTGTCTAGTGACAGAGCGTTGTTCAGAGCATCAGTTCGGTCGATTACatccttgaatttttttaaatatttgttagaCAAGATCGATTTTCTCCTGATAAGTGtttagtttttaatatttattttcgaAATGAGTTCAGTAGCTACGAAATGTATTCGAGTATAAACTGGGTTTATGTTAAATAAACCGCAaagttgtttattaaaaaaaaagcgtTAACTACTCAGTTTAAATCAATTCTTTATGATCATTCAGTCGAAGGTTCCTcactaattaaaattaaatgtacgaAATTCAGGCACGTAGCGCCTTTTCCGCAGTGGAAGGGTCAGACCTTTCCCCTAGATATGTTGACAAGCAAAAATGCCCTTTAATTCCTTATTCCACATAATCTTaatatgtgtttaaactatCTACCAAATTTCAAGATCATATCTATATAATACTGTCTCAAAACGTGGATGGGAGTTTGTCTTATGTTTTCAAATgtgaatataacaaatattagAACAGTTGTTGTCGAAAATTGGAGGTGAGGTGAAGTTTACCTTCATCTTGTACTTGTTTCCTGGCATGTCGGGCTTCCATATTGTCATGCAAGATACCGACTCCACCAACAGACAAACACCTAAAACTATACAGTACATTGTGCTTCCACCtggaaaaaaacataaatttggAAATTATGATAGCATGCAAATATAATGAACTTTACGTGTGACTATATGTGTGATTTTAAtggaaattattttcaaatatatctCTTTAGTTTAGTTTAGGCTCGAGGAGAATATCTTACATTAGAATACACTTTGCTTTCATATTTGGAATGCTGCTGTGATGTGGATGAAACTGTAGAATAATCCATTAAGCCATCTAGCAGTTTGCGTTTATTTGCAGAAATTGCAATTAAATTGTACATATgtgtttaaaaaacttctttaaaaacaaagaaatataataataatatgaatGTTGATAACCTTGATTATTATTGACTAAGTATTCATGAATCATCGCGTGTTAAAATGCCGGTGTTTTACGTTAACTTGGTTTTCCTCTGTATACGTAAATGACGTGTGGTGTATGTGTTAATATACTTCACTCGATTGTATTGTTACTTATACTTTCATCACTGTCTATAACTTTGTCTACAACTAAACTCTTTTTATGTCTCTTCATGGGCCCTTGAAAGGAAAATAAGTATGTTTTGCTCTTACATTAATTCGTACCaactttttaaatctttaatatattttcattttgaattgttgatatatacatttgtaactAAAAGTTGTGAAATAAAGGTGGGTGATTTTAGCGGCGCACTGAATATAACAGAAGACGGCGGTCAGTGAGTGTCTGGCGACTCTTTGCTGACCACATGACGCAGACGGCGCAGGTATATCCTGACCAAAACGGGAGGCGCCGAGGAACATTAAATATGTAGACGTGCAATATAGACGGAAGCTCCATGCATAAACGCTGCTAGTGTTTCTAGGCCTACACTACCATAACACATCAATCGCTAATGGCTTCGTGATTCTGAAGACAATTAATGTCAAAGTACATACAGGTGTTTCTGCtaaacatgtataattaacatACTCGTATGGAGACAACAATTAATTGTTGATCTTGGGAGGgggctgtttttttttatgaatagtaGAAAATGGAAAGATAATGCGAAATCGAAAACAAGTTGGTCCAGGAATAAGCGTTGTTgctctttaaaatcaaacatgTGCAATGAGGTCAAAGTATTTCtagattgaatttttaaatgaaattcctAGAATGAATTTTACTACTCTATTAGTTactaatttcattgatattagCTAAGCAGCATTTTTCGTCAATTGGATTGTTGGGCGAGTCcatcaaaatttatattaattgcACTTGTTATAAAATCTATGCGAGTATTCTTGAATTTCAAATCGATTTATTtggaagaaaacaaaatgttatccAATTATGCTAATTGTACAAGATAATCAAAacatcttacatgtatatttcattatttcatattGATATACTTGGTATTGGGTACTTGATTTCGATTAAAATATGAAGCTTTATGTATCATCTATCGTTAGACTTTCTGTCTAAGCCATGAc from Crassostrea angulata isolate pt1a10 chromosome 7, ASM2561291v2, whole genome shotgun sequence includes:
- the LOC128157280 gene encoding polyribonucleotide nucleotidyltransferase-like, with translation MSDTIPLFSSSSKFATRSDSGPVKHMSTSTVTKTTNSGPASRSVSTKSSSFHRDVFTDDRSQLRKSTVGDDASFRMDTGIAATSGQQREFLPSIQTGIQIPTSTKISTSEFSSSSGSFTKKRRLPSSQASDFTVITVKERLPGSSSVDLISNRSTNRKTTSDRSTAFSSQARSQLPPPTFIASSMTKSNEATIASPELMPVTAGGAGSSNMMENVIAASIATGNEVKVVERAAEAAGDIVEGAQEVAGNVVEGAQEVAGNVIEGAQEVAGNVVEGAQEAAGNLMEAASNVGENMAEAGANVVENMAEGVEKGVEMVKDVAENVAERVEDVIDDGSLPNPLLSTDRGDTDDRVNMRTRDDKDSREIGAVRLSGDSGEDSNGDGNSDSEEEGFTTFNRVGARSRNNERRDSNSGEDSNGDGDSDSEELRDGSYARRQRDSNSGEDSNGDGDSDSEERRDGRRRGSRRGRWWRRGGRGSDSSADSGSSNQASDSSDESRDGDRDDSGSDSSSSDSMEDDFDYFEDMNDFWMNGGFTKSSRRRTLPSISTSELTTSSSSRSKIAPNIDLQSSASGSNRATGSPGYQRGDMRRIISQIKNNGGAVISLPEGKTNTMVHFFVKWRKSNISRTGQKMFIRTPDATVAILRHPNRRRS